Sequence from the Aerococcus tenax genome:
CACGTTTTGAATAGATAGTTCGTGTTTTAAAACGAGCCTGGGACTTTTGTCCCAGGCTCTTTTTTTATTAATGACTTTCCTCGAGGACACCATCACGCATTTCAAAAACCCGGTCACACTGATTGATTAAGCGGGTATCATGGGTAACCATAATGATGGCCTTATTCTTCTCCTTACTCTCTCTAGCCAATATATTAACCACTTCAAAAGCCCTTTGACTATCTAAAGAAGCAGTCGGTTCATCAGCCAGGATGATAGTAGGGTCAGGATAGAGGGCCCGGGCAATAGCTACCCTTTGTCGCTCCCCGCCTGACAAGTCAGCTGGATACTTATTTAATAAGTGGTCCACTCCCAATTCCTGGAATAGATTTTGGGCATAGGCTGCTTGACTGTGGCCTTGGATTTTATCGACTAAGCGTAATTGATCTTGAACCGTTAAATAGGAAATTAAGTTAGAAGCTTGTAAGATAAAGCCAATTTCTTGGAAACGGCGCTTAGCTCTGTCTTTTTCCTTTAAACTGGAAAAGGCTTGGCCCTTGATCCTAATCTCACCCTGACTTGGACTTTGTAAACCGCCACTCAGGGTTAGGAAGGTCGACTTCCCTGAACCTGAGGGACCAACTATGGCGACAAATTCTCCATCACTCACGGAAAAATTAGTCGGCTTTAAGGCCTCTATCATTTGATCGCCGTCTTGAAAGGATTTAGAGACATTTATTAATTCGATTGCTTTCATATGAACACTCCTTTACTCAATTTCTCTTTTAGGCCATGGCTTCGAGGGGATCAACCTTGGCAATGGCTCTGACCGAGAATAAAGCCGCCATAACCGCTGCAATGATGATTAAAATGCCCACTAGGAGGAAATACTCCCAAGTTAAAGCAAAGGGCACCGCTGCTGGCAGTAAATAAGCAGAAGCCAAAGTTGCCAGCAAGGCGAAAGCCACCCCAAGACTAGCTAAAAGAAAACTTTGACCAAGAACCGACTTAGCAATATAGCTGGTGGCAATGCCTTGGGCCTTCATAACGCCAAAAATCGGCGCCTTTTGCATGGTTAAGACATAGATAAATATGCCAACCACCACAGCTGCAATCACAATCAGAAAGCCAATCATAAAGTTAAAAGTCACCACCTGAGCCCGGTAACCGGGAATATCTTGGATAAAGTCTTCAATACTTATGGCCTCCAAGTCCTCAGGAACATGGTGGGCTTGGCCACGGATTACCACGGCATTAATAAAATCTTTCTCCGGTAGTTGTCCTAGACCACTGTAGCGAATTTCTTTAAGGTCTTCCAAGCTGGTAAAGACCACCGGAGCAACGGAAAAGCGTTGGTTTTTAGTAAAGCCGACCACTTTAATGGGGTGATCAATATTGGCCACTTGCAGACTATCGCCTATTTCCAGACCGTATTGGTCTTTCATACTTATATCAACAACCCCTTGTCCGGGGGCATCAAACATCTTTCCAGCAACCAGGTCCGGTTTGAGGAATTCATCCCCTTGGATCCCAAAGAAGGCAACATTGATCTTCTCACCCTCCTCATCCAATTTGACCACTCCCGGCATTTCCGAAAAGAGTGCCTTTTGGTCGGCAGTAATTTCATTGGCTAAATCTGCTTCAAAATTTGATTTTCCCAAGACATGGTTACTGTCGCTTGCCAATACAATTTGATCAGCTGACCAGGCATCCACGGCTAGACGGTTATCTTGGGCCAGCCCATATGACAATCCGGTTAAAAAGAAAACCAAGTAAGCAATTAAAAACAGGAGTCCCATAATTAATAAGTAACGGGCCTTGCTATGCATAATTTCTTTATAAGCTAAAAACATTTTTTCTTCCTCCTTCATTGAACAGGGAAGATTATACGCCCCTCATTTTTCAAGAGCAAGAAAAATGAACTGTGTTCACTTTATTTTTTATAAAAGCTAAAAATGACTATTTAAAGAATCAAAATTCACTTTATTCTCTATCCAATAAAAAACAACCGCCCTGGGCTGAGACTGCTTCTAGGGCTGGAAGTTGTTCCCAGCATAAGCAGTAATACCGCATGCGGTTGTTAGTTATTATATGAAGTTTTTATTTACGGTTTTAACATTAATAAACTTTAGCCAAAGAGCCCATTGGATCCCAAGGTTTTAAATGAACAGGTTCTTGCTGATATTCTTCTAATAATTTTTCATCAACATAGCGACTAGGTACGGTGATTTGGAAGGTATATTCATCGAACCATTCATCGGACATGGAGAAGATCCCTTCATCTCCTACCTTTTTACCCCAGGAATTTTCAACTTTCCAATGGGTAGGCTTGCCTTCCTTGTCCAAGTTAACCCCTACTAAAACCATAGCATGGGTTAGGAGACTAACACTATAGTCAAGACGTTCGGCTTTGTTTAAGGTATAGTTTTCACCCAAGGTATCTTGGTAACGGTACATCTTGGTATCCATTAAACCAAGTTCACGTTCACTCATCTTACCCACATCTGAACCAAACCAAACTGGATAGCCGTCTTTAATGGCTTTGATAGCTGCATCTTTAAGGGCTTCAATTGGGACGTTGAGATACTTAATCGGTTCACCTTCAACGATTGATCCTAAATAATCCACTGTATAAGTCTTGTGGTAAGGTTTATCAGCAGTTGGTGCATTTAAGAGGCTGACCATATCGTTCACTTCGAGATTGGTATATTTTTGGAAGAATTCTTGTGGGGTAATGTCTTCAATCCGGTGGAATTGGTCATCCTTGTCACGGTATTGGTAGGTAAATTGACTTGGCACTTCCCCTAAGGCCTTTACTAAAACATTATAAATAAAGTAAAGTTGTTCATTACGTTTTGCTTCTAAGTCTGCCTTTGATTTGCCAGCTTCATGCATCTGACGTAAACGAGCCGCAAATTCACGTAGCTTGGTTTCTAAGACTTCATCCAAGAGATGGGTGTTAGAGGAATGGAAGGTTTCAGGCATAACTTCTTTTGGTACAGAACCATATTTCTTCAAGATATCCGCAAACATCTCCCATTGGCCCCCATCTTCACATGGCGTTTGGAGTAAATGCCAAACTAAGCGAGAGTCTTGAGCTTCATCAACGGTATCAATAATACTGGTTAAGAAGAAATTAGCCTTCTCTAACTTATCCCAGAATAAGGTATAAGATTGGGAGAATTCAAAAGTTTCTAGGTTTAATTTTTCCATGGTGGAAACCCGGGCAGTATTTAGGGCTGCGAACATCCAGCAACGACCACTTTGTTTTTGGTTAGTGATCTTGCCACGTTTGGTTTCTTCGGAGAATTTAAAGTCATGTTCTTGGCGAACTTGATAATTGACACTGGCCTTGTTAATGCCAACTTCACGGATAGCGTGTTCGCTGGCATTATTTTTAGGGTCAGAATGATATTTTTCATGGAATTGTTGAATTAATTCTTGATTAATCATGCAATCATCGCTTCTTTCTATATCAGTTAGATTGAAAAATTTACCCCTACACTATAACATAATTTATTGTTTCTGCTTAGTCCCTTTTTTGGGATAAATATCTGTATAAAAGAAAGAGGCTGTGACAAAAGTCTCAGCCCATTTTTTAAGTAAGAATGCTCTTGTCAAAATGTGTTCCTAGTGCAAGGCAAGCAACTACGCTTGTCGCACTCTCTCAAACCTGCTCAAACCTGTTCCAAGCGCGAGGTGAGCTCCATTTCAGAAGTCCTTGTAAATCCTCTTTGAGGATTTACTGCGCACTTCTTCCAATGGTCTCCCCTCTTTTTGCGCTTGTCACACTCTATTATTACGCGTCTAATTCGGTGTTGTAATAGACGTTTTGGACGTCATCGTCGTCTTCTAATTTTTCAATGAGGGTTTCAAAGGTGGCTTTCTTGTCTTCTGGGAGGTCAATCATGGTTTTTGGTACCATGGTTAATTCAGAAGTGGCGAGTTTATAGCCTTTTTCTTCTAAGGCGTCACGAACGGCTCCAAAGTCATTGGCTTCGGTATAAATTTCAAAGACTTCGTCGGAAGTTTGTAAGTCTTCGGCACCTGCGTCAATAGCATCCATGAACATGGTTTCTTCATCAACGTCTAAGTCTTCACGTTCAATAGCGAGATAGCCTTTGCGGTCAAACATATAAGCCACTGAGCCACTTTCACCTAGGCTACCGCCGTTACGGTTAAAGATGGTCCGCACGTTGGTTAAGGTACGGTTGGTATTGTCGGTTAAGGTTTCCACAAAAACAGCAATCCCATTAGGGCCGTAGCCTTCATAGGTGACTTCATCGTAGTCTTCGCCGCCAGCGGTATTGCTACCTTTATCAATGGCCCGTTCAATGTTGGTCTTAGGCATGTTTGCTGCTTTAGCTTTGTCCATAACCATACGAAGTGATGGGTTAGCATCCGCATCTGGTCCACCTTGTTTTACCGCCATATAAATTTCACGCGATAATTTTTGGAAGATCTTAGCGCGTTTTGCGTCTTCAGCGCCCTTAGTATTTTTAATTTTGCTCCACTTATTATGTCCCGACACGAAACATACCTTCTTTCGTTTTTAGTCTATAATCTACAATTCTTAATTCTACCAAAAACAGCTAAATGGCGCAAGTTCAAGCTTCCGTTTTTACGGACTGGTCCAGTCATCCACATAGTCAGTCACCCAGACTTTTGCTATAATAATTAGGAGTTCATAAGGAGGGATTATTATTAATCAACATTCACCTATCCACAATAATAATCAGGAGGAAAAACCTGCTTGGAAAGATAAATTTTTCTTTTCCAGCAATATTTTCTTTTCAGTGATCAAACGCCTGCTAGGCTATGTCCTGGTTCTGGGCCTACTCAGTTTAGCCTTAGCTATGGGGGTAGCTAGCGGATTTTTCTTAGGATTAACCGAAGACCTTCCCAACCCCTCCCCTGAGGAGATGGCTAGCCAAATTCAAAACTTGGAAGAAGTCTCGACCCTCACCTACAATGACGGTTCCCTGATCGATGAAGTCCGCAGTGACCTGGTGAGAAAGAATGTCCAATTAGAAGAGATTTCACCACAGATCGTTCACGGCCTGGTGGCTACTGAAGATGAACACTTTTTTAAACACCATGGTGTAGTCCCCAGTGCTATCCTGCGTGCAATCGTCTCCCAAGTTCTAGGCGGTTCCTCCTCTGGGGGTTCAACCATTACCCAGCAATTGGTCAAGCAACGCTTCTTATCTAATGAAGTTTCCTTTGAACGGAAGGCTAAAGAAATGCTCTTAGCTAACCGTTTAGAAAATTATTTTTCTAAGGAACAAATCCTGGAATCCTATCTTAATACCTCTCCTTTTGGTCGTAACAATAAAGGCGAAAATATTGCTGGTATTGAGGCAGCTGCTGAAGGTATCTTTGGTAAAAGCGCCGACCAAGTCAACTTACCTCAGGCCGCCTTTTTAGTGGGAATGCCCCAAAACCCTTATACTTATACTCCTTATGATAGCGAGGGTCAATTAAAATCGCCAGAAGACCTTAATTACGGTGTGGAACGGATGCAGGAAGTTCTAGACCGGATGCGCTTAGAAAATTATATTAGTCAGGAAGACTACGAAAAAGCTAAAGACTACCCTATTCAAAATGATTTTATCCAAGCTGAAAGTCAAGTCGATGAGACAGGCTCCAGCACTAGTCAGAAGAATACTTATCTCTACCAACAAGTAGAAAAGCAAAGCCTTAAGCTCCTCATGCAGCGTTTTATGGCCATGGATGGAGTCGGTGAAGAAGATATTCAAGCCGATGACAACCTCCGTAGCGAATACCAACAACGGGCCGATTCTTATTACCGTAATGGTGGACTAACCGTTAAAACCACAGTTGATCCTAATATCTATCAGCTTCTTAACCAAACGGTCGCCAACCAAGCCGGTTCCCTGGGACAAACTTATATGACCTATCAAAATAATCCAGAAACCGGTGATAGCGAAGCCATCCCCCTCCCTGTCCAAACGGGCAACGTCCTTATCGAAAATGCCAGCGGACGAATTTTAGGCTTTGTTGGAGGGGTTGACTTCGACCAAAACCAAGTGGACCATGCCTTTGACATGCGACGGTCACCAGGTTCCATGTTCAAACCCCTGCTGACTTATGGACCAGCTATCCAAGAGGGCTTAGCCTTTCCAAGTACCCTAATCGCTGACACCCCTATTCGTATCCAACAAGCCGATGGATCCTACTATGAACCGTCCAACTATGGGAACAATATCTCCAATCAGTTAGTGACCTTCCGTCACGCCCTGGCCAATTCCTTAAATAACCCGACCATATATCTCTACCAACACCTTTTAAAACATGGTGTCGATATCCAAGCTTATGTGGA
This genomic interval carries:
- a CDS encoding ABC transporter ATP-binding protein, with amino-acid sequence MKAIELINVSKSFQDGDQMIEALKPTNFSVSDGEFVAIVGPSGSGKSTFLTLSGGLQSPSQGEIRIKGQAFSSLKEKDRAKRRFQEIGFILQASNLISYLTVQDQLRLVDKIQGHSQAAYAQNLFQELGVDHLLNKYPADLSGGERQRVAIARALYPDPTIILADEPTASLDSQRAFEVVNILARESKEKNKAIIMVTHDTRLINQCDRVFEMRDGVLEESH
- a CDS encoding ABC transporter permease, which encodes MFLAYKEIMHSKARYLLIMGLLFLIAYLVFFLTGLSYGLAQDNRLAVDAWSADQIVLASDSNHVLGKSNFEADLANEITADQKALFSEMPGVVKLDEEGEKINVAFFGIQGDEFLKPDLVAGKMFDAPGQGVVDISMKDQYGLEIGDSLQVANIDHPIKVVGFTKNQRFSVAPVVFTSLEDLKEIRYSGLGQLPEKDFINAVVIRGQAHHVPEDLEAISIEDFIQDIPGYRAQVVTFNFMIGFLIVIAAVVVGIFIYVLTMQKAPIFGVMKAQGIATSYIAKSVLGQSFLLASLGVAFALLATLASAYLLPAAVPFALTWEYFLLVGILIIIAAVMAALFSVRAIAKVDPLEAMA
- a CDS encoding C1 family peptidase; amino-acid sequence: MINQELIQQFHEKYHSDPKNNASEHAIREVGINKASVNYQVRQEHDFKFSEETKRGKITNQKQSGRCWMFAALNTARVSTMEKLNLETFEFSQSYTLFWDKLEKANFFLTSIIDTVDEAQDSRLVWHLLQTPCEDGGQWEMFADILKKYGSVPKEVMPETFHSSNTHLLDEVLETKLREFAARLRQMHEAGKSKADLEAKRNEQLYFIYNVLVKALGEVPSQFTYQYRDKDDQFHRIEDITPQEFFQKYTNLEVNDMVSLLNAPTADKPYHKTYTVDYLGSIVEGEPIKYLNVPIEALKDAAIKAIKDGYPVWFGSDVGKMSERELGLMDTKMYRYQDTLGENYTLNKAERLDYSVSLLTHAMVLVGVNLDKEGKPTHWKVENSWGKKVGDEGIFSMSDEWFDEYTFQITVPSRYVDEKLLEEYQQEPVHLKPWDPMGSLAKVY
- a CDS encoding YebC/PmpR family DNA-binding transcriptional regulator, coding for MSGHNKWSKIKNTKGAEDAKRAKIFQKLSREIYMAVKQGGPDADANPSLRMVMDKAKAANMPKTNIERAIDKGSNTAGGEDYDEVTYEGYGPNGIAVFVETLTDNTNRTLTNVRTIFNRNGGSLGESGSVAYMFDRKGYLAIEREDLDVDEETMFMDAIDAGAEDLQTSDEVFEIYTEANDFGAVRDALEEKGYKLATSELTMVPKTMIDLPEDKKATFETLIEKLEDDDDVQNVYYNTELDA
- a CDS encoding transglycosylase domain-containing protein; amino-acid sequence: MIKRLLGYVLVLGLLSLALAMGVASGFFLGLTEDLPNPSPEEMASQIQNLEEVSTLTYNDGSLIDEVRSDLVRKNVQLEEISPQIVHGLVATEDEHFFKHHGVVPSAILRAIVSQVLGGSSSGGSTITQQLVKQRFLSNEVSFERKAKEMLLANRLENYFSKEQILESYLNTSPFGRNNKGENIAGIEAAAEGIFGKSADQVNLPQAAFLVGMPQNPYTYTPYDSEGQLKSPEDLNYGVERMQEVLDRMRLENYISQEDYEKAKDYPIQNDFIQAESQVDETGSSTSQKNTYLYQQVEKQSLKLLMQRFMAMDGVGEEDIQADDNLRSEYQQRADSYYRNGGLTVKTTVDPNIYQLLNQTVANQAGSLGQTYMTYQNNPETGDSEAIPLPVQTGNVLIENASGRILGFVGGVDFDQNQVDHAFDMRRSPGSMFKPLLTYGPAIQEGLAFPSTLIADTPIRIQQADGSYYEPSNYGNNISNQLVTFRHALANSLNNPTIYLYQHLLKHGVDIQAYVDRLGLDQAVTENEVKDNVALSIGGTQTGPTVVELAAAFATFANGGQSISPYLIESISDSNGNFIYQHQNHQEPVFDKESSDIMIDVLKDTHRTGTFQPYSGGLNAFSDIYMKTGTSEDFNDHWIGGSSPRITLMSWIGYDNTYQRHTLNDDGNASFGNPVERHAKHWLSLLNQLNNYDPQMMGSSETFSPSPHLVRQKVVKETGTLPGSFTGPYNTQYRIPISKASEEGLFPNQAAIPKAQFDFAIGASLEEQVHALEPYRIKNNSQVNQKVNEILDLYEHTHQKED